In one window of Mauremys reevesii isolate NIE-2019 linkage group 22, ASM1616193v1, whole genome shotgun sequence DNA:
- the GPR4 gene encoding G-protein coupled receptor 4, with the protein MCNTTLVSCNVESKIDHLFPPTLYIMVITMGLPTNCMALWAAYLQVRQHNELGVYLLNLSVADLLYIATLPLWIDYFLHYDNWIHGQESCKLFGFVFYTNIYISIAFLCCISVDRYLAVAHPLRFAKVRRIKTAVAVSVVVWAIEIGANSAPLFHNELFHDRYNHTFCFEKYPMEEWVAWMNLYRVFIGFLFPWVLMLFSYQGILRAVRGNVSTEQQEKAKIKRLALSLIVILLFCFAPYHVILLSRSAVYLSKPCDCSFEEKVFVAYHSSLAFTSLNCVADPILYCFVNEGARGDVAKALSTLLRFLTSSKPQEMATASLTLDTPLSSKKSSFCRLPAPPQPPPPPPPGPPDEELQMKILTFNP; encoded by the coding sequence ATGTGCAACACCACCCTGGTCAGCTGCAACGTGGAGTCCAAGATCgaccacctcttcccccccacgCTGTACATCATGGTCATCACCATGGGGCTGCCCACCAACTGCATGGCCCTGTGGGCCGCCTACCTGCAGGTCCGGCAGCACAACGAGCTGGGCGTCTACCTGCTCAACCTGTCCGTGGCCGACCTGCTCTACATCGCCACCCTGCCCCTGTGGATCGACTACTTCCTGCACTACGACAACTGGATCCACGGGCAGGAGTCCTGCAAGCTCTTCGGCTTCGTCTTCTACACCAACATCTACATCAGCATCGCCTTCCTGTGCTGCATCTCCGTGGACCGCTACCTGGCCGTGGCCCACCCGCTGCGCTTCGCCAAGGTGCGCCGGATCAAGACGGCCGTGGCCGTGAGCGTCGTGGTCTGGGCCATCGAGATCGGGGCCAACTCGGCCCCGCTCTTCCACAACGAGCTCTTCCACGACCGCTACAACCACACCTTCTGCTTCGAGAAGTACCCCATGGAGGAGTGGGTGGCCTGGATGAACCTCTACCGGGTCTTCATCGGCTTCCTCTTCCCCTGGGTGCTCATGCTCTTCTCCTACCAGGGCATCCTGCGGGCCGTGCGTGGCAACGTCTCCACCGAGCAGCAGGAGAAAGCCAAGATCAAGCGGCTGGCCCTCAGCCTCATCGTCATCCTCCTCTTCTGCTTCGCCCCCTACCACGTCATCCTGCTGTCCCGCAGCGCCGTCTACCTCAGCAAGCCTTGCGACTGCAGCTTCGAGGAGAAGGTCTTCGTGGCCTACCACAGCTCGCTGGCTTTCACCAGCCTCAACTGCGTGGCCGACCCCATCCTGTACTGCTTCGTCAACGAGGGGGCCCGCGGCGACGTGGCCAAGGCCCTGTCCACCCTGCTGCGCTTCCTCACCAGCTCCAAGCCCCAGGAGATGGCCACTGCCTCGCTCACCCTGGACACCCCGCTCTCCTCCAAGAAGAGCAGCTTCTGCCGGCTCCCcgcgcccccccagcccccgcccccgccccccccgggcccACCCGATGAGGAGCTGCAGATGAAGATCTTGACTTTCAACCCATGA
- the OPA3 gene encoding optic atrophy 3 protein: MVAGAFPIAKLLYLGVRQLSRPLAARIKAGARASPFFRAYVCGPPAQLYHWVEMRTKMRIMGFPGATIKPLNEEAAAELGAELLGEAIVFGVGGLCIFLEYTRQASNTRRKEEEQSSTLLGLQEQVAELGLAVETLDAQLREVNRQLLDISTSAKK, translated from the exons ATGGTGGCCGGCGCGTTCCCCATCGCGAAGCTCCTGTACCTGGGCGTACGGCAGCTGAGTCGGCCCCTGGCCGCGCGCATCAAGGCGGGGGCTCGCGCCAGCCCCTTTTTCCGGGCCTACGTCTGCGGGCCGCCGGCGCAGC tgtaCCACTGGGTGGAGATGCGAACCAAGATGCGGATCATGGGCTTCCCCGGCGCCACCATCAAGCCCCTGaacgaggaggcggcggcggagcTGGGCGCGGAGCTGCTGGGCGAAGCCATCGTCTTCGGCGTGGGCGGCCTGTGCATCTTCCTGGAGTACACGCGCCAGGCCTCCAACACCAGgcggaaggaggaggagcagagcagcACCCTGCTGGGCCTGCAGGAGCAGGTGGCCGAGCTGGGCCTGGCCGTGGAGACCCTGGACGCGCAGCTGCGTGAGGTGAACCGCCAGCTGCTGGACATCTCCACCAGTGCCAAGAAATAG